The Streptomyces sp. SS1-1 genome has a segment encoding these proteins:
- a CDS encoding LysR family transcriptional regulator — MSADLAPRWIAALIAVAEAGSITKAATGMHLTQQAVSAQLNQLERAVDAVLLVRTSRGVALTAAGRTLVERGRPWLGELERLAAEVRMVGHGRAGRLRLHFKMQSTAHFMPELLRRLAQDAPDIEVESHSVARAPEALRALHEGESDAAFIWLPIADAELASADILTEQRMIALAPDHPLARQEKLTLADLRDEPVIGPHADLPEEVMRFWNVDPRPNGSSPRLGPAANTPEECLLHVNAGRGIWPAPASTADYFTQSIVAWRPLVDAAPITLGLVWLRTAPPQILPRLISLSRSLAVHTPGEAP; from the coding sequence GTGTCAGCAGACCTCGCCCCCCGATGGATCGCCGCACTGATCGCCGTCGCCGAGGCGGGCAGCATCACCAAGGCCGCGACCGGGATGCACCTGACGCAGCAGGCCGTCAGCGCACAGCTCAACCAACTGGAGCGGGCGGTCGACGCCGTGCTGCTGGTCCGCACCTCACGCGGTGTCGCCCTCACCGCGGCCGGCCGGACCCTGGTGGAACGCGGCAGACCGTGGCTCGGGGAGCTGGAGCGGCTGGCGGCGGAAGTGCGGATGGTCGGGCATGGCCGGGCGGGACGGCTCCGCCTCCACTTCAAGATGCAGAGCACCGCCCACTTCATGCCCGAACTGCTGCGCCGCCTCGCACAGGACGCCCCCGACATCGAGGTCGAGAGCCACTCCGTCGCCCGCGCACCCGAAGCCCTCCGGGCCCTGCACGAGGGGGAGTCGGACGCGGCGTTCATCTGGCTCCCCATCGCCGACGCCGAGTTGGCCAGTGCGGACATCCTCACCGAACAGCGGATGATCGCGCTGGCGCCCGACCATCCGCTGGCGCGCCAGGAGAAGCTCACCCTCGCGGACCTGCGCGACGAGCCCGTCATCGGGCCCCACGCGGATCTGCCCGAGGAGGTCATGCGGTTCTGGAACGTGGACCCGCGTCCGAATGGTTCGAGCCCCAGGCTGGGCCCGGCCGCGAACACGCCGGAGGAGTGTCTGCTGCACGTGAACGCCGGCCGGGGCATCTGGCCCGCCCCGGCCTCCACGGCCGACTACTTCACACAGTCCATCGTGGCCTGGCGGCCCCTGGTCGACGCGGCGCCGATCACCCTCGGCCTGGTGTGGCTGCGGACCGCACCTCCCCAGATCCTTCCACGACTGATCTCACTGAGCCGGTCACTCGCCGTGCATACGCCGGGGGAGGCCCCATGA
- a CDS encoding MBL fold metallo-hydrolase — protein sequence MSRTSPGQAPGFQRFRLGGLLVTALYDGFVPILAEDLHGEPQTEIRRRLADAYLPEDGDLHTAVIGFLVEDDGRRVLVDAGSGSTLGPHTGHLREALSAAGVAAEDVDHVLITHLHPDHSGGLVTDDGEPAYPRATVHVSRAEADHWLDEKLTARATGVQKQIHEAAAAALEPYRASGRLDAFDFLDAVPGVCALDQQGHTAGHSGYLFTGGDEPVLFWGDTVHSHTVQLPCPHVSISIDSDEGRAVKARARVLDDVAGRGWWVAASHLPFPGLGHLRPDGEGYRWVPVHFKPLDQSY from the coding sequence TTGTCCCGCACGTCACCCGGTCAGGCTCCCGGCTTCCAGAGGTTCCGACTCGGAGGCCTCCTGGTCACCGCTCTGTACGACGGATTCGTACCCATCCTCGCCGAGGACCTGCACGGCGAGCCGCAGACCGAGATTCGCCGCCGCCTGGCCGACGCGTACCTCCCCGAGGACGGCGACCTCCATACGGCCGTCATCGGCTTCCTCGTCGAGGACGACGGCCGGCGGGTCCTCGTCGACGCCGGCAGCGGCAGCACGCTCGGCCCCCACACCGGTCACCTCCGTGAGGCGCTCTCCGCCGCCGGGGTCGCCGCGGAGGACGTCGACCACGTCCTCATCACCCACCTGCACCCCGATCACAGTGGCGGTCTCGTCACCGACGACGGCGAGCCCGCCTACCCCCGGGCCACCGTCCACGTCTCGCGTGCGGAAGCCGACCACTGGCTCGACGAGAAGCTGACGGCGCGGGCGACAGGCGTCCAGAAGCAGATCCACGAAGCCGCGGCTGCCGCGCTGGAGCCCTATCGTGCGTCAGGCCGGCTCGACGCGTTCGACTTCCTCGACGCGGTGCCCGGTGTGTGCGCCCTCGATCAGCAGGGTCACACCGCCGGGCACAGCGGATATCTCTTCACCGGAGGCGACGAGCCGGTCCTGTTCTGGGGCGACACCGTCCACAGCCACACCGTGCAGTTGCCGTGTCCGCACGTGTCGATCTCCATCGACAGCGACGAGGGTCGTGCCGTGAAGGCACGTGCCAGGGTTCTCGACGATGTCGCCGGCCGCGGATGGTGGGTCGCCGCCTCCCATCTGCCGTTCCCCGGCCTGGGCCACCTGCGGCCGGACGGAGAGGGCTACCGGTGGGTTCCCGTCCACTTCAAGCCCCTGGACCAGTCCTACTGA
- a CDS encoding GntR family transcriptional regulator: MSPILKPAPGERMPEVQLAEELGVTRFAVRSALQALEARKLVERIPNAGVVVSRPDHTRLEEIYDVLELLEGLAARLAAQKSAPGDWSELQELFAEGNGLDEAAEEGDIDLFLAAIDRYRDTVIRLADQTFLAETLSGVRDQSHVLRRRILMTPGRMKESLAEHRAVIDALVRGDAERAEELKRRNMRTARKRLVRFREYL; the protein is encoded by the coding sequence TTGTCGCCAATCTTGAAGCCGGCCCCCGGGGAGCGGATGCCCGAGGTCCAGCTGGCCGAGGAGCTGGGGGTCACGCGGTTCGCCGTCAGGTCGGCCCTCCAGGCCCTCGAGGCCCGCAAGCTGGTCGAACGCATCCCGAACGCGGGCGTCGTCGTGTCCCGGCCCGACCACACTCGCCTGGAAGAGATCTACGACGTCCTGGAACTCCTGGAGGGCCTCGCGGCGCGGCTCGCGGCGCAGAAGTCGGCCCCCGGCGACTGGAGCGAGCTCCAGGAGCTGTTCGCTGAGGGCAACGGCTTGGACGAGGCCGCGGAGGAGGGCGACATCGACCTCTTCCTCGCCGCGATCGACCGGTACCGCGACACCGTCATCAGGCTGGCCGACCAGACCTTCCTCGCCGAGACGCTGAGCGGTGTACGCGATCAGTCGCACGTGCTGCGCCGCCGCATCCTCATGACGCCGGGTCGTATGAAGGAAAGCCTCGCGGAGCACCGCGCGGTGATCGACGCCCTGGTCCGGGGCGACGCCGAGAGGGCCGAGGAACTCAAGCGCCGGAACATGCGGACCGCACGCAAACGGCTGGTCCGCTTCCGCGAGTACCTCTGA
- a CDS encoding catalase: MTGERGTADAQRDLHGFGSRTYRFVERSGTRHWLKDHPLVEAREFTLNRAPGNCFADVERAAFFPADLVPGISHSPDKMPVRGSRVAGQQGATPPPLPGETRSPPAAMPGPLQLSRTGPGA, from the coding sequence GTGACGGGTGAGCGGGGCACGGCCGACGCGCAGCGCGACCTGCACGGCTTCGGTTCGCGCACCTACCGCTTCGTCGAACGCTCGGGAACGCGGCACTGGCTCAAAGACCACCCGCTTGTCGAGGCCCGCGAGTTCACCCTGAACCGCGCCCCCGGCAACTGCTTCGCGGACGTCGAGCGGGCCGCCTTCTTCCCGGCCGACCTGGTGCCGGGGATCTCCCACAGCCCCGACAAGATGCCCGTGCGGGGCAGTCGGGTAGCCGGGCAGCAGGGGGCGACCCCGCCTCCCCTCCCCGGGGAGACGCGGTCGCCCCCTGCCGCAATGCCCGGCCCTCTCCAACTCAGTAGGACTGGTCCAGGGGCTTGA
- a CDS encoding GlxA family transcriptional regulator, whose translation MTSTEGDGAGPRSARARDIAFVVFDGVKMLDVAGPAEVFAEANQFGASYAIHYVSPSGEPVLASTGMRIPVDGRAEDVPDPDTAVVAGGDILVGRAIEADLVDTVKNLHARSRRTASVCTGSFILAASGLLVGRRATTHWRHAGLLARAFPDVRVEPDALFVEDSEVYTSAGVSAGMDLALALVEEDHGADLTREVARQLVMFMQRPGGQSQFSAPLDRRPPRTSPLRAVVDLISAQPALDHSAAGLAARVGVSPRQLGRLFAAELGTTPAKYVELARLDHAKALLDRGHTVAETARVAGFGSAETMRRSFVARLGVSPSQYRDRFATTEQGKDTPR comes from the coding sequence ATGACCTCGACGGAAGGTGATGGGGCAGGGCCGCGCAGCGCACGCGCCCGCGACATCGCGTTCGTCGTCTTCGACGGCGTGAAGATGCTCGACGTGGCGGGCCCGGCGGAGGTCTTCGCCGAGGCCAACCAGTTCGGCGCGTCGTACGCGATCCACTACGTCTCGCCCTCCGGCGAACCGGTCCTCGCCTCGACGGGCATGCGGATACCCGTCGACGGCCGGGCCGAGGACGTCCCCGACCCCGACACGGCCGTCGTCGCCGGGGGAGACATCCTGGTCGGCCGGGCCATCGAGGCCGACCTCGTCGACACCGTCAAGAATCTGCACGCGCGCAGCCGCCGCACGGCCTCCGTCTGCACGGGGTCGTTCATCCTGGCCGCGTCCGGCCTGCTGGTGGGACGCAGGGCGACCACCCACTGGAGGCACGCGGGGTTGCTGGCCCGTGCCTTCCCGGACGTCAGGGTGGAACCCGACGCGCTGTTCGTCGAGGACTCGGAGGTGTACACCTCCGCGGGCGTCTCGGCCGGAATGGATCTCGCACTCGCTCTCGTCGAGGAGGACCACGGCGCCGACCTCACCCGCGAGGTCGCCCGGCAACTCGTGATGTTCATGCAGCGCCCCGGTGGCCAGTCCCAGTTCTCGGCACCCCTGGACCGCAGACCGCCGCGCACCTCGCCGCTGCGAGCCGTCGTCGACCTGATCTCCGCCCAGCCGGCGCTCGACCACAGCGCCGCGGGCCTCGCCGCGCGCGTCGGCGTCAGCCCGCGCCAACTGGGCAGGCTCTTCGCCGCCGAACTCGGCACCACCCCCGCCAAGTACGTGGAACTCGCGCGCCTCGACCACGCCAAGGCACTGCTCGACCGGGGTCACACCGTCGCGGAGACCGCCCGCGTCGCCGGATTCGGCAGCGCCGAGACGATGCGCCGCTCCTTCGTGGCACGGCTCGGCGTGTCACCGAGCCAGTACCGCGACCGGTTCGCCACCACCGAGCAGGGCAAGGACACCCCGCGATAG
- a CDS encoding carbonic anhydrase: protein MPEKIQTPNPQAAFELLMAGNQRFVAGSPEHPNQDALRRAETAPSQNPFAVLFGCSDSRLAAEIIFDRGLGDLFVVRTAGHVAGTEVLGSIEFGAAVLDAPLVVVLGHDSCGAVAAARSALEDGQTPGGFVRDVVERVTPSVLSARAAGRDSADEILAEHIENTVDLLLERSRVLADRVAEGRLGVVGLSYRLADGSARLVAARGLDVAVPTESS from the coding sequence ATGCCTGAGAAGATCCAGACCCCGAACCCTCAAGCCGCCTTCGAGCTCCTCATGGCCGGCAACCAGCGCTTCGTCGCCGGTTCGCCCGAGCACCCCAACCAGGACGCACTCCGCCGCGCCGAGACCGCGCCGTCGCAGAATCCGTTCGCCGTGCTGTTCGGTTGCTCGGACTCGCGGCTCGCGGCCGAGATCATCTTCGACCGTGGGCTGGGCGACCTGTTCGTGGTCCGTACCGCCGGTCATGTCGCCGGGACCGAGGTGCTCGGGTCGATCGAGTTCGGGGCGGCCGTGCTCGACGCGCCGCTGGTCGTCGTCCTCGGTCACGACTCGTGCGGCGCCGTCGCCGCGGCCCGCTCGGCCCTGGAGGACGGGCAGACGCCGGGGGGCTTCGTCCGTGACGTCGTCGAGCGGGTGACCCCCAGCGTGCTCTCGGCCCGGGCTGCCGGACGCGACAGCGCCGACGAGATCCTGGCCGAGCACATCGAGAACACGGTGGACCTCCTGCTGGAGCGCTCCCGTGTCCTGGCCGACCGAGTGGCTGAGGGGCGTCTCGGTGTGGTGGGTCTTTCGTACCGCCTGGCCGACGGCAGCGCCCGGCTCGTCGCCGCCCGCGGCCTCGACGTGGCCGTACCGACCGAGTCGTCGTGA
- a CDS encoding helix-turn-helix transcriptional regulator — protein MRSTWSSSTELGAFLRSRRAALTPEETGMSSFGQRRVPGLRREELAHLAGISVTYYTRLERGESHQVSDSVLDSLARVLKLTPEERAYLDRLARPSRTANHREEPEKLRPAVQALVDSAGGQAAIVVGRRADVLGGNRLGYALWGLPAPDPASDEPRPNIARTTFLDMSARDLFPDWESQARDITAYLRHAAAHHPDDQELHALIGELSVHSADFSRIWTDHPVSDCLASQREYRHPQVGTMRLNEEVVRLTDAPGTRIIFSGADKGTESAERLRLLATLT, from the coding sequence ATGAGGAGTACCTGGTCGTCATCGACGGAACTGGGGGCGTTCCTGCGCAGCCGACGCGCCGCGCTCACCCCCGAGGAGACGGGCATGTCCTCCTTCGGGCAACGCAGAGTGCCGGGGCTGAGACGAGAGGAACTGGCCCACCTGGCCGGGATCAGCGTCACCTACTACACGCGTCTGGAGCGCGGCGAAAGCCACCAGGTGTCCGACTCGGTCCTGGACTCCCTGGCGAGGGTCCTCAAACTGACCCCGGAAGAACGCGCCTACCTGGACCGGCTGGCCCGGCCGAGCCGGACGGCCAACCATCGGGAAGAGCCGGAGAAGCTACGGCCCGCGGTCCAGGCACTCGTCGACTCCGCCGGCGGGCAGGCGGCGATCGTCGTCGGCCGGCGTGCCGACGTCCTGGGCGGCAACCGCCTCGGCTACGCCCTCTGGGGGCTCCCGGCGCCGGACCCCGCCTCGGACGAGCCCCGACCGAACATCGCCCGCACCACCTTCCTCGACATGTCGGCCCGCGACCTCTTCCCCGACTGGGAGTCACAGGCCAGGGACATCACCGCCTACCTGCGCCACGCCGCGGCCCACCACCCCGACGACCAGGAACTGCACGCCCTCATAGGCGAGCTGAGCGTGCACAGCGCCGACTTCTCGAGGATCTGGACTGATCACCCGGTGAGCGACTGCCTTGCCTCACAGCGCGAGTACCGCCATCCCCAGGTCGGCACCATGCGACTGAACGAGGAGGTGGTGCGCCTGACCGACGCCCCGGGCACACGCATCATCTTCAGCGGCGCCGACAAAGGCACCGAGTCCGCCGAGCGGCTGCGCCTGCTGGCCACACTCACCTGA
- a CDS encoding NmrA family NAD(P)-binding protein, producing the protein MNVKHSSQEPSARPLGADSNLFVVTAATSDTGSAVVRALLEGGSDVVAVGRDRERLRPYAELGARTHVSPLDDGEGLAEAMEGATGAFVMMAPGLIPNSTDFAAYQRAVIAAQAHAVQTAYRQGSLRRVVTLSGWAANCSGARGPVWGLRRLEEGVDATGVPAVHLRAGSFMENLRPDIASIKATGTTGGLVPPHLPLPMIATADIGRVAAEFLRGNRDFTPGPVEVVGPTYRTLEEATRLIGAAVGAAGARYVLRSPEAVRASLLEAGFSHHMADGTVAMTSDVAEGRIRILDEARAITTSTTLEEFLATATA; encoded by the coding sequence ATGAACGTCAAGCACTCGTCCCAGGAGCCCTCCGCGCGGCCTCTCGGCGCGGACTCGAACCTCTTCGTCGTCACCGCGGCCACCAGCGACACCGGCTCGGCCGTGGTGCGAGCACTGCTGGAGGGCGGATCGGACGTCGTGGCCGTCGGGCGCGACCGTGAGCGGCTCCGGCCCTACGCCGAGCTCGGTGCCCGCACGCACGTCAGCCCTCTCGACGACGGGGAAGGGCTCGCCGAGGCGATGGAAGGGGCGACCGGCGCGTTCGTCATGATGGCGCCGGGCCTCATACCGAACAGCACGGACTTCGCCGCGTACCAGCGGGCCGTGATCGCCGCGCAGGCACATGCCGTACAGACCGCGTACCGGCAGGGCTCGCTGCGCCGTGTCGTGACCCTCAGTGGCTGGGCGGCCAACTGCTCCGGCGCCCGTGGGCCGGTGTGGGGGCTGCGGCGGCTGGAGGAGGGCGTCGACGCCACCGGCGTCCCCGCGGTCCATCTGCGGGCGGGGTCGTTCATGGAGAACCTGCGCCCCGACATCGCGTCCATCAAGGCCACGGGCACCACGGGCGGCCTGGTTCCCCCGCATCTGCCGCTGCCGATGATCGCCACCGCGGACATCGGGCGCGTCGCGGCGGAATTCCTGCGCGGGAACCGTGACTTCACGCCCGGTCCGGTGGAGGTGGTCGGGCCCACCTACCGGACCCTGGAGGAGGCCACCCGGCTGATCGGGGCGGCGGTCGGAGCCGCAGGCGCCCGGTACGTCCTCCGCTCCCCCGAGGCCGTACGGGCCTCGCTGCTCGAGGCGGGCTTCAGCCACCACATGGCCGACGGGACGGTCGCGATGACGTCGGACGTGGCCGAGGGGCGCATCAGGATCCTGGACGAGGCCCGGGCGATCACCACCTCGACCACGCTCGAGGAGTTCCTCGCCACCGCAACTGCCTGA
- a CDS encoding isocitrate lyase/PEP mutase family protein, whose translation MSPTPAARRKTLKALLAADEPLLLPGAYDALSAQLAERAGFSATYLGSFAAAASGFGLPDVGVLTLNDMVDQTRRIVEATSVPVLADAENGFYDAPNIWRTVQAFESTGVCGIHIEDNLGGKHTSAPAGLLSEDRMAQKIRAALDARTDPDFLVIARSDAAWVNHDTEECLRRLEHYIAAGADMVFAPALPAPVLAEARTRLAAPVMVAGDLLDVPGSDVPAHTVQEYGEAGADVILLWYTLLGAATQNVTDVLTTLRTRPDVAGIKHAVTDQRDFEALMGYEQFEQRSARYAVPRPPAQA comes from the coding sequence ATGTCCCCCACTCCAGCCGCACGCCGGAAGACGCTCAAGGCCCTTCTCGCGGCCGACGAACCGCTCCTCCTGCCGGGCGCCTACGACGCCCTGAGCGCACAACTCGCCGAACGCGCCGGATTCTCGGCGACCTACCTGGGCAGCTTCGCCGCGGCCGCCTCGGGTTTCGGTCTCCCCGACGTCGGCGTACTGACCCTCAACGACATGGTCGACCAGACCCGGCGCATCGTCGAAGCCACGTCCGTGCCCGTGCTGGCCGACGCGGAGAACGGTTTCTACGACGCCCCGAACATCTGGCGGACCGTCCAGGCCTTCGAGTCCACCGGCGTCTGCGGCATCCACATCGAGGACAACCTGGGCGGCAAGCACACCTCCGCGCCAGCGGGCCTGCTGTCGGAGGACCGCATGGCACAGAAGATCCGTGCCGCGCTCGACGCCCGTACCGACCCCGACTTCCTCGTCATCGCCCGCTCCGACGCCGCGTGGGTCAACCACGACACCGAAGAGTGCCTGCGGCGGCTCGAGCACTACATCGCCGCGGGAGCGGACATGGTCTTCGCGCCCGCCCTTCCCGCCCCCGTCCTGGCCGAGGCCCGCACGAGGCTCGCGGCGCCCGTCATGGTCGCCGGGGACCTGCTGGACGTCCCGGGCTCGGACGTCCCCGCCCACACCGTCCAGGAGTACGGGGAGGCCGGCGCCGACGTCATCCTGCTCTGGTACACCCTGCTCGGCGCCGCCACCCAGAACGTGACCGACGTGCTCACGACCCTGCGCACCCGCCCGGACGTGGCCGGGATCAAGCACGCCGTCACCGACCAGCGCGACTTCGAGGCGCTGATGGGATACGAGCAGTTCGAGCAGCGCAGCGCTCGCTACGCCGTCCCCCGGCCCCCCGCCCAGGCGTAG
- a CDS encoding SDR family oxidoreductase: MTSTFSVPAAGTAVDGSAKDLTGKVALVIGGTAHMGLDFARNFASRGASVIATYGNNEEAAAVAAARLDEAAEPGVRSEVIRGDATDAAGTARVFDHVVGQYGKVDIVIHVPGAIDKTTIAEATDEQYDRLFDLNTRSAFHTLREAARRITPGGRIIALSTSLTGLALPTYGLYSAAKTAVEVLVKSLAQEIGGTGTTVNIVGPGPIDTPFFHGPESPESVQFVLDHLSLAHRLGRVDDVTPLVAFLVSESARWIHGQVLRVNNGMV; encoded by the coding sequence ATGACCAGCACCTTCAGCGTCCCCGCAGCCGGCACCGCCGTGGACGGGAGCGCCAAGGACCTGACCGGCAAGGTCGCTCTGGTGATCGGCGGAACGGCCCACATGGGGCTCGACTTCGCCCGCAACTTCGCTTCCCGCGGAGCGTCGGTGATCGCCACCTACGGGAACAACGAGGAGGCGGCCGCAGTGGCCGCCGCCCGGCTGGACGAGGCCGCCGAGCCGGGCGTGCGGTCCGAGGTGATCCGAGGCGACGCCACGGACGCCGCCGGCACGGCCCGCGTCTTCGACCACGTCGTCGGCCAGTACGGAAAGGTGGACATCGTCATCCACGTCCCAGGAGCCATCGACAAGACGACCATCGCCGAGGCGACGGACGAGCAGTACGACCGGCTCTTCGACCTGAACACACGCAGCGCGTTCCACACCCTGCGCGAGGCGGCCCGGCGTATCACCCCGGGCGGCCGGATCATCGCCCTGTCCACCTCGCTCACCGGACTGGCACTGCCCACCTACGGTCTGTACTCCGCCGCCAAGACCGCCGTCGAGGTGCTCGTGAAGTCACTGGCGCAGGAGATCGGCGGCACCGGGACGACGGTGAACATCGTGGGCCCGGGCCCCATCGACACGCCGTTCTTCCACGGCCCCGAGAGCCCGGAGAGCGTGCAGTTCGTCCTGGACCACCTGTCGCTGGCCCACCGCCTCGGCAGGGTCGACGACGTGACCCCCCTGGTGGCCTTCCTCGTCAGTGAGTCCGCCCGCTGGATCCACGGTCAGGTGTTGCGGGTCAACAACGGCATGGTGTGA
- a CDS encoding HD domain-containing protein — protein MPETIAGITIPDTELVRQATSLVRESADETIFHHSRRVFLWGMLKSAARGIDVDPELAYVGGLFHDLGLTPGYATTDRRFELDGAEAARGFLLDHGRSEEEARNVWLAIALHTTPEIPLHLAPEVGVVTLGVETDVLGLDLHEITETQRAEVVAAHPRPDFKNRILKAFHEGMVHRPDTTFGTMNDDVLAHFDPSFQRKDFVEIIRNNSWPE, from the coding sequence ATGCCCGAGACCATCGCGGGGATCACCATTCCCGACACCGAACTCGTTCGCCAGGCCACCTCGCTCGTGCGCGAGTCGGCCGACGAGACCATCTTCCATCACTCGCGCAGGGTGTTCCTGTGGGGCATGCTGAAGTCAGCGGCCCGGGGCATCGACGTCGACCCCGAACTCGCCTACGTGGGCGGCCTCTTCCACGATCTCGGCCTCACCCCCGGCTACGCCACCACCGACCGCCGCTTCGAACTGGACGGCGCCGAGGCCGCGCGCGGCTTCCTCCTCGACCACGGACGCTCCGAGGAGGAGGCCCGTAACGTCTGGCTGGCGATCGCCCTGCACACCACGCCGGAGATCCCGCTGCACCTCGCACCGGAAGTGGGCGTGGTGACGCTCGGGGTGGAGACGGACGTCCTCGGTCTCGACCTGCACGAGATCACCGAGACCCAGCGTGCCGAAGTCGTGGCGGCACACCCGCGCCCGGACTTCAAGAACCGGATTCTCAAGGCGTTCCACGAGGGCATGGTCCACCGCCCCGACACCACCTTCGGGACGATGAACGACGACGTCCTGGCGCACTTCGACCCCTCCTTCCAGAGGAAGGACTTCGTGGAGATCATCCGGAACAACTCCTGGCCCGAGTGA